A stretch of DNA from Bacillus sp. Marseille-Q1617:
ACTATACATATCAATAGCTTTTTTGGAGGGAACAACATGAAATTGAGTGTGCTTGATCAATCAGTCATCACAAAAGGGCAGGACGCGGGGGCGGCATTCGAAGAGACGGTGAGGCTTGCCAAGTTCACTGAGGAACTGGGCTATACCAGGTTCTGGGTAGCGGAGCATCACAATACGAACGGCATGGCAGGTTCAGCGCCGCAAGTGCTGATTTCGCATCTTGCTTCTATGACAAACCGCATGAAAATTGGATCCGGCGGGGTGCTGCTCCCTCAGTACAGCCCCTATAAAATTGCAGAGGATTTCAAGGTGCTCCAGACCCTCTTCCCGGGAAGGATTGATCTTGGGATCGGGCGTTCACCCGGCGGTTCTTATGAGACACGCCTGGCACTGACGGATGGCTTGAAAAAAAGCATGAATGAGTTTCCCGGGCAGGTGGAAAGGCTTCAGCATTTCCTTCATGGGGAGCCGGGAGTCAAGGCTTATCCTTATGTAGATACACCGCCGGATATATGGATTCTCGGGATCACCCATCGGGGCGCAAGGGTTGCTGCCGAGAATGGTACGGCTTTTACTTATGGCCACTTTATCAATCCTTCGAACGGGAAGAAGGCGCTTGACTACTATCACGATCAATTCCGGCCTTCTGCTGGTTTAAAATCCCCGCTCACCAATGTCTGCATATTCGTCGTCTGTGCGCCGACCCAGGAAGAAGCTGAACAAATCGCAAAAAGTCAGGATATTTGGTTATTGGAAGTGGAAAGGGGAATTGATACCCGCATTCCGTCGAAGGAAGAAGCGGAAAGCCGGATATTTACCTCCAGGGAGATGGAGAAAGTAAGAGAAAATCGCAAACGTGCGATTGTGGGAACTCCTGAAAAAGTGAAAAAGGAGCTATATTTGCTTAATGAAATCTATGGGACCGATGAATTCATGATTATCACGAATGTATCTGATTTTGAAGACAAATTGAGATCTTATGAATTGCTTGCAGGTGTACTGCTGGATGAAGAGGAGGATTGATTTTGAACCAAAGCGGACAGGATCGATCCGACAGCCTGGGTCCAGCTTCCGATTACATTCAAGTCCCCGCTGTCTTCGTTGTTTAGTTCGAGGATACCTGAAATGGCCTGTAACGAGTTGCCGATTACCTGCAGGGCATTTCCATAGATCGAAAGCAATTCATCCAGCGTCCGTTCTTCATCAAGGGAATCAGCAACAGCGGCAGCCCCGCCTAATGCCTGAAGGAGATTTCCTTTGATATCGAGTTCCTGCTTCGTCACTTCATTAAAGTCAATCATCAGGCCGGACATGACGGTCAGGTTTCCTATGGCTTGAATTTGGTTGCCGATCTTCGTCAAGCTGCCTGGATCGTTGATGACATCAGCTTCAAGGGCATTGCCTGTAGCCTGGAGTTCATTTCCGACAATGTCGATGTTTTGGAGGGACTCCTCCGGCACAGACTTGATGGGCGTATTTCCTATCGCGGAAAGAACTGTCCCTATCGCTTGAATCCATGCTCCAAATGTGGCTTTAAACTCACTTCCCATGTAAATCGCCTACTCTTTGAGTTCTACGATAGTGTATACAAAAGTGTCGGGGATGGTTAATCCGTAAAAATAAAAAGGCAGAAGACGGGAAGGTCTTCTGCCTTTTATTATCTGGCAAGCTTTACGATTTCTGCATCCTGATTCGGACGGTTTAGTATCAGATCCCTTAATATGCGGGAGCCGAGCATGCTGTACACCGTGCCGTTCCCGCCGTAGCCGAGTAAATAGTAGATCCTGTCTTTATCGGGATGCCTTCCGATATACGGAAGGTGATCGAGGGATTCACCGAAACTTGCACCCCAGGCATATTCCATTTCAACATTTAAATCGGGAAACATCTTCTGCACTTCTTTTTCAATCCTTTTTCCTTGTTTCTTGATTTTTTCCATGCTTTGCGGGGCTTCCGCCGGGTCTTCATCGAGGCCGCCGGCAATGATCCGGTTATCCACGGTGGTGCGCAGATACAAATAAGGTCTGTCCGTCTCCCAGATAAGTGCCCGTTCATGCCACTGTGACAAATCATCGACTGGCTTGGTGGCGATGGCATAGGACCGATTGATTTCGGTCCCGATGTTTTC
This window harbors:
- a CDS encoding LLM class flavin-dependent oxidoreductase; this translates as MKLSVLDQSVITKGQDAGAAFEETVRLAKFTEELGYTRFWVAEHHNTNGMAGSAPQVLISHLASMTNRMKIGSGGVLLPQYSPYKIAEDFKVLQTLFPGRIDLGIGRSPGGSYETRLALTDGLKKSMNEFPGQVERLQHFLHGEPGVKAYPYVDTPPDIWILGITHRGARVAAENGTAFTYGHFINPSNGKKALDYYHDQFRPSAGLKSPLTNVCIFVVCAPTQEEAEQIAKSQDIWLLEVERGIDTRIPSKEEAESRIFTSREMEKVRENRKRAIVGTPEKVKKELYLLNEIYGTDEFMIITNVSDFEDKLRSYELLAGVLLDEEED
- a CDS encoding DUF6944 family repetitive protein, which encodes MGSEFKATFGAWIQAIGTVLSAIGNTPIKSVPEESLQNIDIVGNELQATGNALEADVINDPGSLTKIGNQIQAIGNLTVMSGLMIDFNEVTKQELDIKGNLLQALGGAAAVADSLDEERTLDELLSIYGNALQVIGNSLQAISGILELNNEDSGDLNVIGSWTQAVGSILSALVQNQSSSSSSSTPASNS